From the Meriones unguiculatus strain TT.TT164.6M chromosome 12, Bangor_MerUng_6.1, whole genome shotgun sequence genome, one window contains:
- the Kiaa0232 gene encoding uncharacterized protein KIAA0232 homolog isoform X1 → MSLLHALGPVQTWLGQELEKCGIDAMIYSRYILSLLLHDSYDYDLQEQENDILGWEKGAYKKWGRSKKKCSDLTLEEMKKQAAVQCLRSASDESSGIETLVEELCCRLKDLQSEQEEKIHKKLEESPSPEAELSPTAKDQVEMYYEAFPPLSEKPVCLQEIMTVWNKAKPCSYSSSSSSSTAPPASTDTSSPKDCNSESEAIRERSSASSIPMHEKAQSRSRHEKENRLNNSPIEEKPALYKKQIRHKPEGKIRPRSWSSGSSEAGSSSSGNQGELKTSMKYVKVRHKAREIRNKKGRNGQSRLSLKHCEKAERGVHGGGGGSSSSSSSSGSVRQLCKRGKRPAKETGRSDPGITAGKDLYVESRNNKEYKEEPLWYTEPIAEYFVPLSRKSKLETTYRNREDTSALTAEAVEDLSESVRGLCISNSNIHRTYLAAGTFIDGHFVEMPAVLNEDLDLAGTSLCSLPEDNKFLDDIHLSELTHFYEVDIDQSMLDPGASETMQGESRILNMIRQKSKETTDFEAECCIVLDGMELQGERAIWTDSTSSVGAEGFFLQDLGNLAQFWECCSSSSGDADGESFGGDSPVRLSPILDSTILSSHMLAGNQEPFSNINEGSGINSCFSVFEVQCSNSVLPFSFETLNLGSEHTDSSANMLGKTQSRLLIWTKNSAFEENEHCSNLSTRTCSPWSHSEEARSDNETLNIQFEESTQFTAEDINYVVPRVSSDYVDEELLDFLQDETCQPNSRTLGEIPTLVFKKRSKLESVCGIQLEQKAENKNFETTQACSESSPHGDGYSSGVIKDIWTKMADRSSVAAVETEGTGEELFSTDVNNYCCCLDTDAKMEALQEPSRAVQRSEYHLWEGQKENLEKRAFVSSELSKVDVGDYTTPSKPWDVAQDKENTFILGGVYGELKTFNSDGEWAVVPPGHPKGSLLQCAASDVVTIAGTDVFMTPGNSFAPGHRQLWKPFVSFEQNDMPKSGENGLNKGFSFIFHEDLLGACGNFQVEDPGLEYSFSSFDLSNPLSQVLHVECSFEPEGIASFSPSFKPKSILCSDSDSEVFHPRICGVDRTQYRAIRISPRTHFRPISASELSPGGGSESEFESEKDEANIPIPSQVDVFEDPQADLKPLEEDAEKEGHYYGKSELESGKFLPRLKKSGMEKSAQTSLDSQEEATGILPVGKQNQCLECNFNESLEINLESSTANCKIMTQCEEEMNDFCSCKAGCQFPACEDNPVSSGQLEEIGKKENEERSKIPPTTTIFLRFLVYKHALCLASSKQFPVLNADVQEVTRNQEKQSWWEKALYSPLFPTSECEECYTNAKGENGIEEYPDAKETPSHEERLLDFNRVSSVYEARCTGERGSEAKPNGLHRKMCSSTSSDTGDTGSEAGGEWVGPRREELFSRTHL, encoded by the exons AAGAGAAGATTCACAAAAAGTTAGAGGAGTCTCCCTCTCCAGAGGCAGAGTTGTCCCCTACAGCAAAGGATCAAGTGGAAAT GTATTATGAAGCATTTCCACCACTTTCTGAGAAACCAGTTTGCCTGCAAGAGATTATGACCGTGTGGAACAAGGCCAAACCCTGTTCTTACTCTAGCTCCTCTTCATCATCCACAGCCCCACCAGCAAGCACAGATACATCTTCTCCAAAGGACTGCAATAGTGAGAGTGAAGCCATCAGAGAAAGAAGCAGTGCCTCCTCCATTCCCATGCACGAGAAAGCCCAGAGCAGGAGTAGACATGAGAAGGAAAACAGGTTGAACAACAGCCCCATCGAAGAAAAGCCTGCCTTGTACAAAAAGCAGATCCGGCACAAACCTGAAGGGAAGATCCGCCCTCGCTCATGGTCATCTGGCTCTAGTGAAGCAGGCTCAAGTTCAAGTGGTAATCAGGGAGAATTAAAAACATCCATGAAGTATGTTAAAGTCAGACACAAGGCACGAGAAATTCGAAACAAAAAAGGGCGGAATGGACAAAGCAGGCTGTCCCTGAAGCACTgtgagaaggcagagagaggagtcCATGGGGGtggtggcggcagcagcagcagcagcagcagcagtgggtcTGTCAGGCAGCTGTGCAAGCGGGGTAAGAGACCAGCAAAGGAGACGGGGAGAAGCGACCCCGGGATCACTGCAGGGAAAGACCTGTATGTGGAGAGCAGAAACAACAAAGAGTACAAGGAAGAGCCACTGTGGTACACTGAACCCATTGCTGAATATTTTGTTCCTTTGAGTAGAAAAAGCAAACTAGAGACCACATACCGAAACAGGGAAGATACAAGTGCTCTGACAGCAGAGGCCGTGGAAGACTTGTCTGAATCTGTGCGTGGTCTGTGTATCAGCAACAGTAATATCCATAGAACATACCTCGCAGCAGGTACTTTCATCGATGGTCATTTTGTAGAAATGCCTGCAGTTTTAAACGAGGATCTTGACCTCGCTGGGACCTCATTATGTTCTCTACCAGAGGACAATAAATTCCTGGATGATATTCATCTGTCAGAACTAACACACTTCTATGAAGTGGATATTGATCAATCCATGTTGGATCCTGGTGCCTCAGAAACAATGCAAGGAGAAAGTCGGATTTTGAATATGATTCGACAAAAAAGCAAGGAGACTACCGATTTTGAGGCAGAATGTTGCATAGTGTTAGATGGTATGGAGTTGCAAGGGGAACGTGCAATATGGACAGATTCTACCAGCTCTGTGGGTGCTGAGGGCTTCTTCCTGCAAGACCTTGGCAATCTGGCTCAGTTTTGGGAGTGTTGTTCGTCCAGTTCAGGCGATGCTGATGGGGAGAGTTTTGGAGGAGACTCTCCAGTTAGACTCTCTCCTATCTTGGACAGCACGATACTCAGTTCACACATGCTTGCTGGCAATCAAGAGCCCTTTTCCAATATTAATGAAGGATCTGGTATAAACTCTTGTTTTTCAGTATTTGAAGTGCAATGCAGTAATTCTGTTttaccattttcttttgaaacactCAACTTGGGAAGTGAACATACAGATTCTAGTGCTAATATGCTGGGGAAAACACAGTCTAGATTGCTAATATGGACCAAAAATAGTGCCTTTGAAGAAAATGAACACTGTTCTAATCTTTCAACAAGAACTTGTAGTCCGTGGTCCCATTCAGAAGAAGCACGCTCGGACAACGAGACACTAAACATTCAGTTTGAAGAATCGACACAGTTTACTGCAGAAGATATTAATTATGTGGTTCCCAGAGTCTCGTCAGATTATGTAGATGAAGAACTTCTAGATTTTTTGCAGGATGAAACTTGTCAACCAAACAGTAGAACTTTAGGAGAAATTCCTACATTAGTTTTCAAAAAAAGATCTAAGCTAGAATCTGTGTGTGGTATTCAGCTAGaacaaaaggcagaaaataaGAACTTTGAAACTACACAAGCATGTAGTGAAAGCAGTCCACATGGAGATGGCTACAGCTCAGGGGTTATCAAAGACATTTGGACAAAGATGGCAGATAGAAGTTCTGTGGCTGCAGTAGAGACAGAAGGAACTGGGGAGGAGTTGTTCTCCACAGATGTAAATAACTACTGCTGCTGTTTGGACACTGATGCTAAGATGGAAGCCCTTCAAGAGCCTAGTAGGgctgtgcagaggtcagagtaTCATCTCTGggagggacagaaggagaaccTGGAGAAAAGAGCATTTGTCTCTAGTGAGCTGTCGAAGGTGGATGTTGGTGACTACACCACACCCTCTAAACCTTGGGATGTGGCCCAAGATAAAGAGAACACATTCATTCTTGGAGGAGTTTATGGAGAACTCAAAACGTTCAACAGCGATGGGGAGTGGGCAGTTGTACCACCTGGTCACCCAAAAGGGAGCTTGTTACAATGTGCAGCCTCTGATGTCGTGACAATAGCTGGTACAGATGTCTTTATGACCCCTGGAAACAGCTTTGCTCCTGGTCACAGACAGCTCTGGAAGCCCTTTGTGTCATTTGAACAGAATGATATGCCGAAGAGTGGGGAAAATGGGTTAAACAAaggattttcttttatcttcCATGAAGACTTGCTGGGAGCCTGCGGTAACTTTCAAGTTGAAGATCCTGGGCTTGAATATTCATTCTCTTCCTTTGACCTAAGCAACCCTCTCTCACAGGTTCTCCACGTAGAGTGTTCATTTGAACCAGAAGGGATTGCATCTTTCAGCCCCAGTTTTAAGCCGAAATCAATCCTCTGCTCTGACTCAGACAGTGAGGTTTTTCACCCCAGAATATGTGGTGTCGACAGGACACAGTACAGGGCTATTCGAATTTCTCCTCGGACTCACTTTCGCCCAATTTCTGCATCCGAACTATCCCCTGGAGGAGGAAGCGAGTCAGAATTTGAATCTGAAAAAGATGAAGCAAATATTCCCATTCCTTCTCAAGTTGATGTATTTGAAGACCCACAAGCAGATCTCAAACCTCTAGAAGAAGATGCAGAGAAAGAAGGCCACTACTATGGAAAATCAGAGCTTGAGTCTGGGAAGTTCCTGCCCAGGTTAAAAAAATCTGGAATGGAGAAGAGTGCTCAGACGTCACTGGATTCCCAGGAGGAGGCAACTGGGATTCTGCCAGTAGGAAAACAAAATCAGTGTTTAGAATGTAACTTTAATGAATCTCTGGAAATAAATTTAGAAAGCTCAACAgcaaattgtaaaataatgacacaatgtgaagaggaaatgaatgaTTTTTGCAGTTGCAAAGCAGGTTGTCAGTTTCCTGCTTGTGAAGATAATCCTGTTTCTTCAGGACAACTGGAAGAG attgggaagaaagaaaatgaggaaagaaGCAAGATTCCACCTACTACTACCATATTCCTTCGCTTTCTA GTTTATAAACATGCTCTGTGTTTGGCTTCATCTAAACAGTTTCCTGTATTGAATGCTGATGTGCAAGAAGTGACAAGAAATCAAGAAAAGCAGAGCTGGTGGGAAAAAGCCTTGTACTCTCCCCTTTTTCCCACGTCAGAGTGTGAAG AATGTTATACAAATGCCAAGGGAGAGAATGGTATAGAAGAATATCCAGATGCTAAAGAGACACCCAGTCATGAAGAGCGTCTGTTAGATTTTAATAGG GTGTCTTCTGTTTATGAAGCAAGATGCACAGGAGAGAGAGGTTCTGAGGCAAAACCAAATGGCCTCCACAGGAAGATGTGTTCCAGCACCAGCTCTGACACAGGCGACACAGGCTCCGAAGCCGGCGGAGAGTGGGTGGGCCCCAGGAGAGAGGAGCTCTTCTCCCGAACACATCTCTGA
- the Kiaa0232 gene encoding uncharacterized protein KIAA0232 homolog isoform X5, which produces MSLLHALGPVQTWLGQELEKCGIDAMIYSRYILSLLLHDSYDYDLQEQENDILGWEKGAYKKWGRSKKKCSDLTLEEMKKQAAVQCLRSASDESSGIETLVEELCCRLKDLQSEQEEKIHKKLEESPSPEAELSPTAKDQVEMYYEAFPPLSEKPVCLQEIMTVWNKAKPCSYSSSSSSSTAPPASTDTSSPKDCNSESEAIRERSSASSIPMHEKAQSRSRHEKENRLNNSPIEEKPALYKKQIRHKPEGKIRPRSWSSGSSEAGSSSSGNQGELKTSMKYVKVRHKAREIRNKKGRNGQSRLSLKHCEKAERGVHGGGGGSSSSSSSSGSVRQLCKRGKRPAKETGRSDPGITAGKDLYVESRNNKEYKEEPLWYTEPIAEYFVPLSRKSKLETTYRNREDTSALTAEAVEDLSESVRGLCISNSNIHRTYLAAGTFIDGHFVEMPAVLNEDLDLAGTSLCSLPEDNKFLDDIHLSELTHFYEVDIDQSMLDPGASETMQGESRILNMIRQKSKETTDFEAECCIVLDGMELQGERAIWTDSTSSVGAEGFFLQDLGNLAQFWECCSSSSGDADGESFGGDSPVRLSPILDSTILSSHMLAGNQEPFSNINEGSGINSCFSVFEVQCSNSVLPFSFETLNLGSEHTDSSANMLGKTQSRLLIWTKNSAFEENEHCSNLSTRTCSPWSHSEEARSDNETLNIQFEESTQFTAEDINYVVPRVSSDYVDEELLDFLQDETCQPNSRTLGEIPTLVFKKRSKLESVCGIQLEQKAENKNFETTQACSESSPHGDGYSSGVIKDIWTKMADRSSVAAVETEGTGEELFSTDVNNYCCCLDTDAKMEALQEPSRAVQRSEYHLWEGQKENLEKRAFVSSELSKVDVGDYTTPSKPWDVAQDKENTFILGGVYGELKTFNSDGEWAVVPPGHPKGSLLQCAASDVVTIAGTDVFMTPGNSFAPGHRQLWKPFVSFEQNDMPKSGENGLNKGFSFIFHEDLLGACGNFQVEDPGLEYSFSSFDLSNPLSQVLHVECSFEPEGIASFSPSFKPKSILCSDSDSEVFHPRICGVDRTQYRAIRISPRTHFRPISASELSPGGGSESEFESEKDEANIPIPSQVDVFEDPQADLKPLEEDAEKEGHYYGKSELESGKFLPRLKKSGMEKSAQTSLDSQEEATGILPVGKQNQCLECNFNESLEINLESSTANCKIMTQCEEEMNDFCSCKAGCQFPACEDNPVSSGQLEEIGKKENEERSKIPPTTTIFLRFLVYKHALCLASSKQFPVLNADVQEVTRNQEKQSWWEKALYSPLFPTSECEGVFCL; this is translated from the exons AAGAGAAGATTCACAAAAAGTTAGAGGAGTCTCCCTCTCCAGAGGCAGAGTTGTCCCCTACAGCAAAGGATCAAGTGGAAAT GTATTATGAAGCATTTCCACCACTTTCTGAGAAACCAGTTTGCCTGCAAGAGATTATGACCGTGTGGAACAAGGCCAAACCCTGTTCTTACTCTAGCTCCTCTTCATCATCCACAGCCCCACCAGCAAGCACAGATACATCTTCTCCAAAGGACTGCAATAGTGAGAGTGAAGCCATCAGAGAAAGAAGCAGTGCCTCCTCCATTCCCATGCACGAGAAAGCCCAGAGCAGGAGTAGACATGAGAAGGAAAACAGGTTGAACAACAGCCCCATCGAAGAAAAGCCTGCCTTGTACAAAAAGCAGATCCGGCACAAACCTGAAGGGAAGATCCGCCCTCGCTCATGGTCATCTGGCTCTAGTGAAGCAGGCTCAAGTTCAAGTGGTAATCAGGGAGAATTAAAAACATCCATGAAGTATGTTAAAGTCAGACACAAGGCACGAGAAATTCGAAACAAAAAAGGGCGGAATGGACAAAGCAGGCTGTCCCTGAAGCACTgtgagaaggcagagagaggagtcCATGGGGGtggtggcggcagcagcagcagcagcagcagcagtgggtcTGTCAGGCAGCTGTGCAAGCGGGGTAAGAGACCAGCAAAGGAGACGGGGAGAAGCGACCCCGGGATCACTGCAGGGAAAGACCTGTATGTGGAGAGCAGAAACAACAAAGAGTACAAGGAAGAGCCACTGTGGTACACTGAACCCATTGCTGAATATTTTGTTCCTTTGAGTAGAAAAAGCAAACTAGAGACCACATACCGAAACAGGGAAGATACAAGTGCTCTGACAGCAGAGGCCGTGGAAGACTTGTCTGAATCTGTGCGTGGTCTGTGTATCAGCAACAGTAATATCCATAGAACATACCTCGCAGCAGGTACTTTCATCGATGGTCATTTTGTAGAAATGCCTGCAGTTTTAAACGAGGATCTTGACCTCGCTGGGACCTCATTATGTTCTCTACCAGAGGACAATAAATTCCTGGATGATATTCATCTGTCAGAACTAACACACTTCTATGAAGTGGATATTGATCAATCCATGTTGGATCCTGGTGCCTCAGAAACAATGCAAGGAGAAAGTCGGATTTTGAATATGATTCGACAAAAAAGCAAGGAGACTACCGATTTTGAGGCAGAATGTTGCATAGTGTTAGATGGTATGGAGTTGCAAGGGGAACGTGCAATATGGACAGATTCTACCAGCTCTGTGGGTGCTGAGGGCTTCTTCCTGCAAGACCTTGGCAATCTGGCTCAGTTTTGGGAGTGTTGTTCGTCCAGTTCAGGCGATGCTGATGGGGAGAGTTTTGGAGGAGACTCTCCAGTTAGACTCTCTCCTATCTTGGACAGCACGATACTCAGTTCACACATGCTTGCTGGCAATCAAGAGCCCTTTTCCAATATTAATGAAGGATCTGGTATAAACTCTTGTTTTTCAGTATTTGAAGTGCAATGCAGTAATTCTGTTttaccattttcttttgaaacactCAACTTGGGAAGTGAACATACAGATTCTAGTGCTAATATGCTGGGGAAAACACAGTCTAGATTGCTAATATGGACCAAAAATAGTGCCTTTGAAGAAAATGAACACTGTTCTAATCTTTCAACAAGAACTTGTAGTCCGTGGTCCCATTCAGAAGAAGCACGCTCGGACAACGAGACACTAAACATTCAGTTTGAAGAATCGACACAGTTTACTGCAGAAGATATTAATTATGTGGTTCCCAGAGTCTCGTCAGATTATGTAGATGAAGAACTTCTAGATTTTTTGCAGGATGAAACTTGTCAACCAAACAGTAGAACTTTAGGAGAAATTCCTACATTAGTTTTCAAAAAAAGATCTAAGCTAGAATCTGTGTGTGGTATTCAGCTAGaacaaaaggcagaaaataaGAACTTTGAAACTACACAAGCATGTAGTGAAAGCAGTCCACATGGAGATGGCTACAGCTCAGGGGTTATCAAAGACATTTGGACAAAGATGGCAGATAGAAGTTCTGTGGCTGCAGTAGAGACAGAAGGAACTGGGGAGGAGTTGTTCTCCACAGATGTAAATAACTACTGCTGCTGTTTGGACACTGATGCTAAGATGGAAGCCCTTCAAGAGCCTAGTAGGgctgtgcagaggtcagagtaTCATCTCTGggagggacagaaggagaaccTGGAGAAAAGAGCATTTGTCTCTAGTGAGCTGTCGAAGGTGGATGTTGGTGACTACACCACACCCTCTAAACCTTGGGATGTGGCCCAAGATAAAGAGAACACATTCATTCTTGGAGGAGTTTATGGAGAACTCAAAACGTTCAACAGCGATGGGGAGTGGGCAGTTGTACCACCTGGTCACCCAAAAGGGAGCTTGTTACAATGTGCAGCCTCTGATGTCGTGACAATAGCTGGTACAGATGTCTTTATGACCCCTGGAAACAGCTTTGCTCCTGGTCACAGACAGCTCTGGAAGCCCTTTGTGTCATTTGAACAGAATGATATGCCGAAGAGTGGGGAAAATGGGTTAAACAAaggattttcttttatcttcCATGAAGACTTGCTGGGAGCCTGCGGTAACTTTCAAGTTGAAGATCCTGGGCTTGAATATTCATTCTCTTCCTTTGACCTAAGCAACCCTCTCTCACAGGTTCTCCACGTAGAGTGTTCATTTGAACCAGAAGGGATTGCATCTTTCAGCCCCAGTTTTAAGCCGAAATCAATCCTCTGCTCTGACTCAGACAGTGAGGTTTTTCACCCCAGAATATGTGGTGTCGACAGGACACAGTACAGGGCTATTCGAATTTCTCCTCGGACTCACTTTCGCCCAATTTCTGCATCCGAACTATCCCCTGGAGGAGGAAGCGAGTCAGAATTTGAATCTGAAAAAGATGAAGCAAATATTCCCATTCCTTCTCAAGTTGATGTATTTGAAGACCCACAAGCAGATCTCAAACCTCTAGAAGAAGATGCAGAGAAAGAAGGCCACTACTATGGAAAATCAGAGCTTGAGTCTGGGAAGTTCCTGCCCAGGTTAAAAAAATCTGGAATGGAGAAGAGTGCTCAGACGTCACTGGATTCCCAGGAGGAGGCAACTGGGATTCTGCCAGTAGGAAAACAAAATCAGTGTTTAGAATGTAACTTTAATGAATCTCTGGAAATAAATTTAGAAAGCTCAACAgcaaattgtaaaataatgacacaatgtgaagaggaaatgaatgaTTTTTGCAGTTGCAAAGCAGGTTGTCAGTTTCCTGCTTGTGAAGATAATCCTGTTTCTTCAGGACAACTGGAAGAG attgggaagaaagaaaatgaggaaagaaGCAAGATTCCACCTACTACTACCATATTCCTTCGCTTTCTA GTTTATAAACATGCTCTGTGTTTGGCTTCATCTAAACAGTTTCCTGTATTGAATGCTGATGTGCAAGAAGTGACAAGAAATCAAGAAAAGCAGAGCTGGTGGGAAAAAGCCTTGTACTCTCCCCTTTTTCCCACGTCAGAGTGTGAAG GTGTCTTCTGTTTATGA